GGCTGCGCAAGTCGTCTTTTAGTTGGCGCAGGCTTTTATTATAATATTCTTCCAGCTTTTCTTCGCTGCCGATTTGTTGCACAAAATAAGCCATACGCCGGTCGAGTTCGCTGTTAACCTGGGCGTCTTCTACTACTACCGAGTCTATTTCGGCGCGGGCCAGCATTAAGCTGTTCATCAACAACGAACGTAATACGTTACAACGCAACTCGGGAGTTACAGGTTGCCCTTCGCTGGCTACCTGGGCCAGGGTGGTTTCCAGTTCAGAGCGTAAAATAATTTGATTATCTACTTTTATAATTATTCCATCAACGGGTTTAAAGGTACGTTGCTGGGCCTGCGTGGTAATAGCTAAAACCAGACATAAACTTAAAACCGGTAACAGTTTAGCTAAAAAGCAATTTTTTAAAAAATATTTCATGAATTAAAAGATGTTAAATCTTATGCAAGGGTTGCCTGCAAAACGCTAACGTACAAGTTATAAATAAATTTTATCTTGTAAATTGCTTACTACAAAGGTACAGTTTAATTGCACAAAATAAAAGCACGACCAACCCGGCGTGCTCTTAACTGCTATAGATAAAGTTAAATTTATTTCTGAGTAAGTTTCTGTACTTCAGCTTCATTTACCTGCACCGGATACTTTTGTCGCAACTCTTTCAGCCATTCTTTCTCCAGGTAGGTTTGGTAATCGGAGGTGGCCAGGCCGCGTACTTCGTTTAAGGTTTTATAACCAGGAGGCAAAACCTGATTTATTTTTATAAAAACAGCCCGGCCGTCTTTCTCTAAGTTATAAGTACCTTCATGCCAGGTAACTTCATCGAGTAATTTGTTCTCGCCTTTTTGAAAACGTTTGCTGTGCACTTGTACTGCCAGCGGGTTAGTTGTATTAAGGGCTTCTTCAATTCCTTTCAGGTCGCTGGTAAATAAGGCGAACGTAACATTCCGGTTCGCGGCCGTGGCGGGTTTTGGTTTGTTGGCGGTTAGTGTCAGGCGATTAGCTGCAATTCCTTTGTTGGTAAGAAAGGCGGCCACATTTTCGGCCCTTTTGTTAGCCAGTCCGGGAATTTTACCGGTGCTTTCTTTAACATCGGCATTACCGGTTAGCTGCAGCGTAAGGGCCGGATCGTTGGATAAACGGTCAAAAATTTCGTTTAACTGATTGGCAATAGCCGGCGTAATGGCATCTTTACCCGCTGGAAACAAAATAGGTTCCGGACGCATTTTCTTTAACTCGAACTTGCCGGCTGTAAGCATTTGCTGCGCCTGGGCTAAAATTTCTTTATTAGCCGCACTAATAATAATAGCGTCGGCGCGGGTATCCCATTTGTAATTTTCCTTGTTCTTTTCAAAAAATGCTTGCAGACCAACCGTATCTTGAATGGCTTTCGACCATACTTTTTCGTCCATTAATTGAAAAAGTAAAATGCCATCGCGGTATTCGTTCACTAGCATGCGATAATCCACATACTTTGATTCCAAGTGCTCCCGCTCAAAGCTCAAAAGGCTGTTGCTCACAAAATTATCATACAACACGTTCATAATATGAGCCGGCGAGGTAGCATTGGTAGTGCCTTTCTGGTTGGTTTGCACGTAATTAAAAAAGTCTTTCACGGTAAATGCCCGGCCCTGCAGGGTAAATAACGTTTGGTTTACTTCTTTTTCGGTGCCGGTGTATTGCCAGTTTCCTTCTTTTAGGGCATCGTTTGCTTTGCTTAAAGCAAAATCTTTGGCTGTTTTTGTCTCCTGAAAGTTATTTTCCTGTTTAATTCTTTTAAGAAAAGCTGATTTATTTAATTCAGAGCGAGAGTCTTTGGCTACTTTACTCCGTAAATAAGGCTCCATTTCTTCGTAGGCCGGTAGGCCGCGACGTTCAATTAATTTAATAATGTGCCAGCCATAGGGCGTTTGTACCGGTTGCGAAATTTCTCCTATGGTAGTTAATTTAAAGGCTGCTTCTTCAAAAGAAGGTAGCATACGCCCGGTACCAAACCAAGGTAACTCCCCGCCTTTGGTAGACGAACTGGCATCTTCTGAGAATTGCGCTGTAAGTTTATCCCAGTTTTCTTTACGGGTAAGCCGGCTGTAGATGGCATCAATCTTTTTCTTGGCTACCACCGAATCTGCTTTTGGAATGCCGGGTGTGGCGCGTACCATGATATGAGCCACTTTAATTTCGCCTTGCGCTGGCCGCACATTATTAACGCGAATGAGATGGAAACCAAAACGGGTCCGGACCGGATTCGAAAGCTGACCGACAGGAGTACTGTAGGCGGCTTTTTCAAAAGGATAAAGCATCTGAAGCGCCGTGAAATATCCTAAATTACCGCTGTTTTCTTTTGCCGATGGATCATCTGACTCGGCCCGGGCCAAGGCATTAAAATCTTCGCCGGCTTGTACCCGGCGCCGTAAATCCATTATTTTGTTGTAAGCGGCCAGAGTATCTTTGGGTTCCGCATCAGGCTCTACGTTTACCAGAATATGAGAGGCATTTACCTCTTGTTTCAGGCGCTCGTAAGCTTCTTTTACCAATTGGTCTGTTACATTCTTTTCGGTAAGATAAGGCTGGGCAAGCTGTTCTTTATAGCCTTCCAGTTCTTTCCGGAAAGCGGTAGTGGTATCTAAACCGCGTTTTTCTGCCTCGGTAACTTTAAGTTTAAAATTAGTATACAATTCCAGGTATTCTTGTACACTGCCTTTTGCGGCGTTATCTTGCTGGCTGTTGTTTTTATTGTAAACGTAGTTAAATTCAGAAGTAGTAACGGGCTTACCGGCTACGGTAAAAAGTACGGGTTCTTTTTTTTCCGGGGTTTTGGAAGCGTTGCATCCGGTAAGTAATAAAATAGTACTACCAATAAGAAAATGGCTTTTGTGCATAAAGTTTTAAACAAACGGCTAGGGCAACGATGCTAAAATAGTAGCGTTTTCGTCAGGCAATTTACAAAATTTTGCATCCAGATTTAAATGCATTTTTCTAATTTCCTGGTTTTTTAGCAAAAACGAGGCCGCATTAAATTTTGGTATAAAGAATACAGAAAATTAGTATTAACCGGATTGGTTATTACCAGAAGCGTAAATTCAAAAATAAAATTTTTTAAAATTTAGATTTCCAGCTACGTTAGCCAAGAACAAATACATTAATTAAGAATCGTCTCCAGATAAGGTAAACGAACTACAATGGGTAGCCAAATTGCTGCTACTTTATAGGGTAGCTGATTTTTTAATTGCCCTAAAAACAATAGCAAATTACTGCCTGTTGGCGTGGTGGTACCAAAACCAGTACAATAAAATACGGCAGGAGGGTAGAGCTGTGGCTTAAACTGTAATTTGAATCCGGCAAACATTGGTGCCGTTACCCTTGGTGGTATATTCCAGTTTATCCACAATGCGTTTTACCATGGCTAACCCAATTCCCCCTTTTCCCCGACGCCGGATAATTTCATCAATATCGGGGTCCCCTAATTTATTGCCGTCAAAAAAAGCGCCCTGATCGGAGAGCTCAAATATAAAACTATCTTTCTTTTTGCTAGTGGTTAGTTTTACGTACTTGCTGTTATCCTTCTGGTTAGCGTGAATAATTAAGTTGGCACTTAATTCATCCACCGCTAACACAATCAGGTTAACCTCACTTTCGGTAAGGGCATAAGGTTTTAGAAATTCCCGGACGAAATCTCTTACTTCGGCTAAATTAGTTAAGTCGCAGCTAATCCGAATGGAGTTATTCATTAGCAATCGTCATAGCTTCGTCGTAGGAAGAGACTATCGTCATGAGCAAGTCCAGACCTAAAATTTCAAAAACGTTTTTAACTTTATCCTGCATGTTAAAAAAGATTAATTTGATCTGGGCGTCTTCAAAACGTTGAAGGTGTGAAATAAATACACCTAAACCTGCGGATGAGATATAGTTAAGCCGATCGCAATCAACCAGAATTTTTTTAAATAACATAATTTCTGGTTTAGACAATTCTTCATCCAGCAGGACAGAGGAGCTGGCATCCAGTTCACCATTCAGGCGGATGGTGATAGCTTGGTCTTTGATTTCGTGTGTTATTTTCATTGCCATTTATTACGTCACAAGGCTAAAATTGGTTGATCATTTCTGAATTTTATCACGATTAGCGTTTGGTCGTCGTGGATCAGTTCGCCGCTAAATTGGTTTAAATCGTTTATAATGGCCGCTTTAATGTCATCTGCTTCCAGATGGTAGTGCCGGCTAAGCATGTCCCGCAAGCGTTCTTCGCCGTATTCGTCTTGGTTGGCACTACGCGCTTCTACAATGCCATCAGTATAAATAATCATTACATCGCCCGGATTATAATCATAGTGCATGTTATGAATGCGCTTGCCATACGACTTATCGCGGATAATGCCTAAGCCCAAACCTTCGGTATTAAAGTAGAATGTTTCCTCGGTCATGGAGTTATAGTACAGGGTATGGCAATGACCGGCGCGTGCAAAGAAAAAGCCTTTTAACTTATAATCGATAATGTATAATGCAGCGGTAATAAACGAGGTGCGTTCCAGGCAATGGGTTAAAGCATTATTGGCTTTTACCATAAACTCTACGGGCTGCAAATCGTCTTGCATCAAGCCATGAAAAATGCCTTTCATCTGGGCCATGTGAAAAGCGGCCGAAATTCCTTTCCCCGAAACATCGCCGATAATTATGGCAATGCGGTCTTCGTTTAGTTGCAGGAAATCATAAAAGTCGCCGCCTACTTCTTTAGCGGCCTGGCTAAAGCAGCTAATCTCAAACCAGCTATCGCTCGGAAACGTTTTAGGAATTAAGCTTTCCTGCACCGAAGAAGCAATTTTAAGCTCTTCTTTATACCGCTCGTTCTGGAGCGATGCCGCCATTAACCGCAGGTTTTCGATGGTTAAAATAGTTTGGCTGGTAAATGTACGGATAACATTGATGCTCTCCCGGTCGAAACCTTGCTCAATGTCTTTGAGCAAATACAAGGTGCCGTAGGTACGTTTCTGCGATTTTAAAGGTACTACGTTTAACGACCGAAAGGGTAAGTCGAGGGCTTTAAAACCGGCGTTGTGATCCAGGTTGTTGTTTACGTACTCCACGGTGGTAACCTGGTATTTTTCCAGCACCTGCCGGATTTGTTGTACGATGGTTTCATCTACATTTTCTGCCTCGATGATGGCGGTTTGCCCCGCGTCGTCGATAATTTCCAGCCAACCGGCTACGGCTCCCGAGGCGTTCATGGCGCTGTTAAACATCAGGTTATATACCTGCTGCTCATCTTCGCCTTGCTGAATCGATTGACTCAGACGCTGGAAGTTGAGCAGGTCTTCGCGTTTTTGCTCGAACACCGACGAAGTGGGCAAGTTAAAAATAGCCACTAACAACGAAACCAAGGTGTAAATACCCACAAAAAGCGAGGTTAGCACCAGAAAAGGATCGTAGTAAAAGTCGCTAATTAGCTGGTGCTTTTCCAGCATGTAGTCGAAATACTCGTAAAAAATAAATAAACTAACTAAAATACCGATGAGCAGAAAAATAGACCGCCATTTTTTGGTGGCCGTTAAATAAGCAACCCAACGTAAATGAATACTTAAAAAAAGCATGTACAAAACCATTAAGCTAATTAATGGCACATGCTTGAGTAACTCCAACGGCAGCAAACTCCCCAATAAAGAAGAGTAAATCAGCAGCTCAAACCAATCCCATTCGTATTGCAGGGCCCGGGTTTTCTGAAACAAAATCATATTGCGCCAGATGTAAAAAGCTTTACCCAGGAAATAAGTAATAAAGGCGAAACTGATAAAATAAAGGATTTCGAGCAGGCGGAATTTAGGGTTGGTGAAGAAATCAAAGTTTGTGATTCCCAGAAAAAAAAGCCCGCAGATATAGGCGGTACTGCCCGCTCTGATAAACAATTTCCACAGATAGCCAATAAAGTCGGTGCCTTTGTAAGCTTCTACGGAGGCTCTTTGGGTAAGAAATACCAAGGCAATAAAACTTACTTTAAACAGGCGGCCTAAAAAATCGGAATTTTCTTGAAAAGTACCGGGGTAAGATTCTTGATTAACAAGCAAAGAATTACCAACTAACAAAATCCAGCTTACCGTTGCGGCAAAAGTGTATAACCTTTTGTAATTTATGTTATAGGGCATATGGTAAGTTGCTGAGTATGGCCCAACCCGTGTTAAAAGTTAGACTAATGGCCCAAATATAAGTTTTACTAAAACAAGTTTCAAACTTCTGGAATTCTTAGCAAAAAAAAGCTGGCTATACTAATGAATTAAGTTAGGCAGAAGTTAAAAATAAAGCGCCAAAGCGGTCCGGATGTGAAGAGTTTTTTTAAAATCCGGACTGCTTTGGCGCAGCATGAACAAAGAAATTTAAAATTTATCTTAAATCGGGCAAACTGATAAAATTAAATAAAACCCGGAGTGGCTTACCGGGTATAGTTAGGGGCTTCTTTCGTAATTTGTACGTCGTGCGGGTGGCTTTCGCGTAAACCGGCCGCTGATATTTTTACCATCCGGGCTTCTTTTAAACGTTCGATATCCGGGGCACCGCAGTAACCCATACCGGCCCGTAAACCACCCACCATTTGGTAAATAACCTCGGCTACCAGGCCTTTAAAAGGTACCCGGCCCACAATACCTTCTGGTACCAGTTTTTTAATATCGTCTTCGGCATCTTGGAAATACCGGTCTTTAGACCCTTCTTCCATGGCTTCAATAGAGCCCATGCCGCGGTAAGTTTTAAATTTACGGCCTTCGTAAATCACCATTTCGCCGGGAGCTTCGTCGGTGCCGGCCAGTAAAGAACCAATCATTACGGTACTGGCTCCGCCCGCAATAGCTTTTACTACATCGCCGGAAAATTTAATACCCCCATCGGCAATTACGGGTACATCGGTGCCTTCCAAACCGCGCACCGCTTCCATAACGGCCGAAAGTTGCGGTACTCCAATTCCCGCAATAATCCGGGTGGTGCAAATACTGCCTGGGCCTACGCCCACTTTTACGGCGTCGGCACCAGCATCGGCTAAGGCTTTGGCACCTTCGGCGGTGGCTACGTTACCGGCAATTAAATCCAGGTTCGGGAAGTGTTGTTTAATTTCGCGTACGGCATCCAGTACGCCTTTAGAGTGGCCATGGGCGGTATCTACGCTAATAACATCCACGCCGGCTTCGGCTAAAGCGGCTACGCGGGTAAGTACGTCGGGGGTTACCCCTACGGCGGCGCCTACCCGTAAGCGGCCAAATTCGTCTTTGCAGGCGTTGGGCCGGTTTTTCTTTTTCAGGATATCTTTGTAGGTAATTAAACCAATTAATTTGCCGTTGCCATCAATTACCGGTAATTTTTCGATGCGGTATTGTTGCAGTATATCTTCGGCTTTAGCTAAGTCTATTCCTTTTTCGGCGGTAATTAAATTTTCTTTGGTCATTACTTCCGATACTTTTAGCGTGGTATCTTTCTGGAAGCGCAGATCGCGGTTGGTAATAATGCCGGTTAGTTTGCCTTCGCTGTTCGTTACCGGAATACCGCCAATTTTATATTCTTTCATAATCCGGAACGCGTCAGCCAGGGTAGAGTTATCGTCCAGGGTAACGGGGTCCATGATCATGCCGCTTTCCGAACGCTTTACTTTGCGCACCTGCTCGGCTTGTTGCTTTATCGTCATATTCTTGTGAATAATACCGATACCACCTTCCTGAGCCATGGCAATTGCTAAATCGGCTTCGGTTACGGTGTCCATAGCGGCCGATACAAACGGTATGTTTAACCGGATGTTGCGGGTTAATGGCGTAGTAGTATTGCAATTTTTAGGTAAAACTTCTGAATAATCAGGGAGCAGAAGCACATCGTCGTAGGTGAGGGCTTCAAAAAGTACTTTGGATTGGTAGGTAAGCATTGCAAATACGGTTAGGGTTCCTATTTGCAGCGCAAAGTTACGGTAATCTTATTAATTATCCTTATAAAGTAAAAATATTTAATTTTATTTATCAAAACGCTAAGATATAAACGGAAGTTGCCGGCCATGCATTTGCCCGGGCAAGGCATCCAACCAATAAATTATACTAAAATAGTAAAGCTGGTTCCTGGCAAATTATAGCTTGTTTACTGCTGGTATCCGGCTCAATGTAAAAAAGTAAAAATTTAAATTTTTAAAAAACCGGCGGTTAATTTCAGGATGCGCATTTCAACTTTTGAAAATTTTAAAAATCCGGTTCGCTGGTTTTGTTTTTACTATCTATTTTTAAAAAATCTGGTTCTTACTTCGGCTCATTTTAAATTTGCGATTTCAGGTACCATTTTTATCTATTACTTTTGGAATAAAGGTTTCGGGCGGTGCATGATAACCGCCTAGCTTATTTTTTTAAAAATCCTGTAAGTAGACTTAATTGGTACCCAACTTGAAAGTTTGTAAAATCACCCTGGTTTTTATTCTGTTTGCTACGTTTACTGCCTTCGCGCAAAAAGCTAAAAAAAGTAAAATTCCTGCGCCGGTTAAACCCGAAATAGTGGTGCCCCCTGCCTTTTTGCAAACCAATCAGCGTTGGGTCGATTCGGTGTTTGCCACTCTAAGCCCAGACGAACGCATAGCCCAGATGTTCATGATTGCGGCTTACTCGAACCGGAGCCGGGCTTTCGAAGATTCTATCGCTAATGTTATTTCGCAGTATAAAGTAGGCGGATTAATCTTTTTTCAGGGTGGACCGGTGCGCCAGGCTAAACTCACTAATCGTTACCAGAGCTTAGCTAAAGTGCCTTTGCTTATTGCCATGGACGCGGAATACGGCATTGGCATGCGCCTGGATAGTACCACCCGGTTCCCGTACCAAATGAGCAGTGGGGGCCTGGAAGATGAAAAGCTCATCTACGAAATGGGGAAAGAAGTGGCTACTCAATTTAAACGCTTGGGAATGCACGTAAATTTTGCCCCTGTAATAGACGTAAATAACAACGCCGACAACCCGGTAATTAACTTCCGGTCGTTTGGCGAGAACAAGAAAAACGTAACTCGCAAAGGCATTGCCTACATGAAAGGCATGCAGGACCACGGAATTATGGCTTGCGCCAAGCATTTCCCAGGCCACGGCGATACCGACGTAGATTCGCACTTAGCTCTACCACAGATTTACTACAACCGCCGCCGCTTAGATTCCTTGGAATTGTACCCGTTCCGGGAGCTGATGAAAGAAGGTTTAGGCTCGGTAATGGTGGCTCACCTAAATATTCCGGCCCTGGATACTACCAGTAATCTGCCATCTACCTTATCGAAACCTATTGTAACCGGTTTATTAAAGGAAGAGTTAAATTTTAAAGGTTTGGTTTTTACCGACGCTATGAACATGAAGGGCGTAACGAAGTTTTTCCCGGACGGGCAAGCTGATTTACGAGCTGTATTGGCCGGCAACGATGTTATTGAGTTTTCCGAGAATATTGGGTTAGCCATTAAGTTGGTAAAAGAAGCTATTGTACAGAAGCAAATTTCGCAATCCGATATTGATGCCCGGGTCCGGAAAATTCTGGCGGCTAAATACTGGGCCGGTTTAAACCACTACCAACCCGTAAATTTAAAAAACCTGTACCAGGATTTAAATAACGGTAATGCCGAGTACATTAACCGCAAGTTATCGGAGCTATCGGTTACGGTGGTGCGCAATGTGAATAATACTTTGCCTATCCGGAGCCTGGATACTTTAAAAATTGCTGCCTTAGCCATTGGCGTTGATACTGAAACTGCTTTTCAGCGCATGTTGGCGCGTTATGCCCCGGTGCAAAAGTTTTATTTACCCGCCAATGCCAGCATCGATTATTTACAAAATTTAAAAAATAAGCTGCAAGGCTATGATTTAATCATTGCGGGCGCCCACGACTTAGGTGTGCGGCCAGCCAATAATTACGGGGTATCTCCGGAAACCATTGTATTTATAAAAGAATTGGCTAAGGGCAAAAAAACAATTTTAAGTGTGTTTGGCAATGCGTATTCCCTGGCTAAATTTCAGGATTTAGAAAAACTAAACGCGGTGATAATGAGCTACCAGGAGTCGGTGAATGCCCAGGAAGTAGCCGCCGAAGTAATTTTTGGAGGAGCCAGCGCCAGCGGCAAATTGCCCGTAACCGTTACCCGTACTTACAAAGCTACTTATGGTTTGCCCACGCACGGTGGGCTGCGCTTTAAATACTCGTCGCCGGAAGACGTAGGTTTAAGTTCCAGCATATTCAGCCGCATCGATTCGCTGGTAAATGTGGCCATTCAGGCCAAAGCTATTCCGGGCGCCCAGGTGCTGGTAGCTAAAGGCGGCAACGTTATTTACCAGAAAGCTTTTGGCTATCACACCTACGACAACAAAACCCCGGTAACCAACACCGACCTGTACGACCTGGCTTCGCTGACTAAAATATCTACTTCTTTGGCGGCTTTAATGAAACTGCAGGACGAAGGTAAATTTGATTTTAACAAAAAAGTAGGCGATTACTTGCCGGAGTTTAAAGGCTCGAACAAAGAAAATTTAAATTTTAAAGATATTCTCACGCACCAGGCCCGCTTAACGCCTTTTATTCAGTTCTGGAAAGAAACCATGAAAAAGAACGGCAAATTTAAGTGGGGTACTTTTAAAGCCGATTCATCGGCCCGTTTCCCGGATAAAGTTGCCCAAAATTTGTACATGCACCGCAATTACCATAAAAAAATGTACAAAAAAATCCGGAACTCTCCTTTAAACGAAAAGCCCGGTTACGTGTATTCTGATTTATCTTTTATTCTGTACCCCGTAATTGTGGAACGGCTGACCGGGATGAAGTTTGAAGAATATTTAAAAGAAAATTTTTACCGGCCGCTCGGAGCTACGTCTTTAACTTTTAATCCGGAAAAACATTTTCCTAAGAGCCAGATTGTACCTACCGAATACGATTCGCTGTTCCGAAAACAATTGCTGCACGGCACCGTGCACGACGAAGGCGCGGCTATGCTGGGCGGTGTATCGGGGCATGCGGGCTTATTTGGCAACGCCAACGATTTAGCTAAGTTAATGCAAATGTATCTGCAAAAAGGCCAGTCGGGTAACCGGCGGTATATTTCCGAAGCCACCATGAACACCTATACCAGTTGCCAGTTTTGCCCCACCAACCGCCGGGCTTTGGGCTTCGACCGGATTAACTCGCCGTACATTGAAAACGGCAATGCCGCCCGAAGCGCCAGCCCCGAAAGTTTTGGCCACAGTGGCTTTACCGGTACTTTCACCTGGATTGATCCGAAATATGAACTGGTGTACGTGTTCTTGTCGAACAGAGTAAATCCGACGCGGAATAACAGCAAGCTCTACGACTTAAACACCCGCACCCAAATACAACAGGTAATTTACGATGCCATAGAAGCCGCCGAAAAAAACAAACCAAAAGCTTTGGGTAGTAAATAAACCGGATAAATAAGTTAGCTGGGTCGGTTAAAATTTTAAAAAAAGAAATTTTTAAAATTTTAACCGACCCAGTATTTTAATGAAGAATACAATCTGATTTTCCGACCGGATTTAACCCGAAACCGTTTCACATTTTAAAAACTTTACTGGTTTGTTCCGCAGAATTATCTTCCGGAGGTATCCATCTGTAAAATAGTACGTAGGTAGTAGGTATACTAAGTTTGTTCATTTACATTAACTTAACTCCATATGCTAACTACCGTTGTTATTATAGCCGTTATCATCGCTGTTATTATTGGTGTATTTACTGTGAGAAGTAAAGCCAAAAGCGATCCCAATTCTTCTGCCAATTCAGCGCGCCCAGATGCCCCTCCGGGATATAATGCGCGCGCCAACGATCCGGAAGTAAGAGGCGCCGGTGCCGATCCTACCAGAGGAAGGTAATTTTTTAAAATAAAAGAAGCAGGCACTTACCTCGGGGCAAACCGTTTGAGTAAGTGCCTGCTTTTTTGTCTCTTTTCAGGAAGCTAAGCTAATAGTTAATTCTGCTGCGATAAGTTGCTGGGCTACAGGATAAAACCCGTTTAATAGAATAGTATATTTCCACTAAAAAGATTATCATATAAGTTGAATTTTTATAATAACGTTACCCCTTAATAGCAGAACTTAGCCTAAAAGGTACATCATTGTTGCTGATTTTTTCGTAGAAGCCAGTATGAGCGAGTTGGAAAAATCTAAGGCAAATAAACTCTCCGGTTCCGATAAGGTGTACCGGGATATCGTGGAAAAGCTACAAGCCACTTTTAAAAAATACGATTATATCCCCGAAATTGCAGCTTGTAATCAGAACTGCCAACTGGTAATTGGCCAGGGCAATTCTAAAGACGAACAAACCGAATATTTATTACAGATTGTGATGTGTCTGTTGCAAACCGTACCCAATTCGCCGTTCGTGGAAGAGCTGTTTAACAACTTTTTAAAAGACTACATTCACTTTGTAAATCCGGAGCATATCTACCATTTAGCCGAGTATTATCTTACCGACGATTTTATTCTGAAACATAAAAGCGAGTGGCTGCAGGATCAAACCCCTAAAATCCGGTACATCTAAAAAGAAAACAGGCACATCTACTTGGTAGGTGTGCCTGTTTTTAAGATTGTAAATTGTGTAAATAAACTAAGCTACATTGGTTTGGGTAACTTACTGCTCAAAATTTTAAAATTTTGGCCGCTTGCTTC
The sequence above is a segment of the Adhaeribacter swui genome. Coding sequences within it:
- a CDS encoding peptidylprolyl isomerase → MHKSHFLIGSTILLLTGCNASKTPEKKEPVLFTVAGKPVTTSEFNYVYNKNNSQQDNAAKGSVQEYLELYTNFKLKVTEAEKRGLDTTTAFRKELEGYKEQLAQPYLTEKNVTDQLVKEAYERLKQEVNASHILVNVEPDAEPKDTLAAYNKIMDLRRRVQAGEDFNALARAESDDPSAKENSGNLGYFTALQMLYPFEKAAYSTPVGQLSNPVRTRFGFHLIRVNNVRPAQGEIKVAHIMVRATPGIPKADSVVAKKKIDAIYSRLTRKENWDKLTAQFSEDASSSTKGGELPWFGTGRMLPSFEEAAFKLTTIGEISQPVQTPYGWHIIKLIERRGLPAYEEMEPYLRSKVAKDSRSELNKSAFLKRIKQENNFQETKTAKDFALSKANDALKEGNWQYTGTEKEVNQTLFTLQGRAFTVKDFFNYVQTNQKGTTNATSPAHIMNVLYDNFVSNSLLSFEREHLESKYVDYRMLVNEYRDGILLFQLMDEKVWSKAIQDTVGLQAFFEKNKENYKWDTRADAIIISAANKEILAQAQQMLTAGKFELKKMRPEPILFPAGKDAITPAIANQLNEIFDRLSNDPALTLQLTGNADVKESTGKIPGLANKRAENVAAFLTNKGIAANRLTLTANKPKPATAANRNVTFALFTSDLKGIEEALNTTNPLAVQVHSKRFQKGENKLLDEVTWHEGTYNLEKDGRAVFIKINQVLPPGYKTLNEVRGLATSDYQTYLEKEWLKELRQKYPVQVNEAEVQKLTQK
- a CDS encoding ATP-binding protein, with product MNNSIRISCDLTNLAEVRDFVREFLKPYALTESEVNLIVLAVDELSANLIIHANQKDNSKYVKLTTSKKKDSFIFELSDQGAFFDGNKLGDPDIDEIIRRRGKGGIGLAMVKRIVDKLEYTTKGNGTNVCRIQITV
- a CDS encoding STAS domain-containing protein; amino-acid sequence: MKITHEIKDQAITIRLNGELDASSSVLLDEELSKPEIMLFKKILVDCDRLNYISSAGLGVFISHLQRFEDAQIKLIFFNMQDKVKNVFEILGLDLLMTIVSSYDEAMTIANE
- a CDS encoding SpoIIE family protein phosphatase translates to MPYNINYKRLYTFAATVSWILLVGNSLLVNQESYPGTFQENSDFLGRLFKVSFIALVFLTQRASVEAYKGTDFIGYLWKLFIRAGSTAYICGLFFLGITNFDFFTNPKFRLLEILYFISFAFITYFLGKAFYIWRNMILFQKTRALQYEWDWFELLIYSSLLGSLLPLELLKHVPLISLMVLYMLFLSIHLRWVAYLTATKKWRSIFLLIGILVSLFIFYEYFDYMLEKHQLISDFYYDPFLVLTSLFVGIYTLVSLLVAIFNLPTSSVFEQKREDLLNFQRLSQSIQQGEDEQQVYNLMFNSAMNASGAVAGWLEIIDDAGQTAIIEAENVDETIVQQIRQVLEKYQVTTVEYVNNNLDHNAGFKALDLPFRSLNVVPLKSQKRTYGTLYLLKDIEQGFDRESINVIRTFTSQTILTIENLRLMAASLQNERYKEELKIASSVQESLIPKTFPSDSWFEISCFSQAAKEVGGDFYDFLQLNEDRIAIIIGDVSGKGISAAFHMAQMKGIFHGLMQDDLQPVEFMVKANNALTHCLERTSFITAALYIIDYKLKGFFFARAGHCHTLYYNSMTEETFYFNTEGLGLGIIRDKSYGKRIHNMHYDYNPGDVMIIYTDGIVEARSANQDEYGEERLRDMLSRHYHLEADDIKAAIINDLNQFSGELIHDDQTLIVIKFRNDQPILAL
- the guaB gene encoding IMP dehydrogenase, which produces MLTYQSKVLFEALTYDDVLLLPDYSEVLPKNCNTTTPLTRNIRLNIPFVSAAMDTVTEADLAIAMAQEGGIGIIHKNMTIKQQAEQVRKVKRSESGMIMDPVTLDDNSTLADAFRIMKEYKIGGIPVTNSEGKLTGIITNRDLRFQKDTTLKVSEVMTKENLITAEKGIDLAKAEDILQQYRIEKLPVIDGNGKLIGLITYKDILKKKNRPNACKDEFGRLRVGAAVGVTPDVLTRVAALAEAGVDVISVDTAHGHSKGVLDAVREIKQHFPNLDLIAGNVATAEGAKALADAGADAVKVGVGPGSICTTRIIAGIGVPQLSAVMEAVRGLEGTDVPVIADGGIKFSGDVVKAIAGGASTVMIGSLLAGTDEAPGEMVIYEGRKFKTYRGMGSIEAMEEGSKDRYFQDAEDDIKKLVPEGIVGRVPFKGLVAEVIYQMVGGLRAGMGYCGAPDIERLKEARMVKISAAGLRESHPHDVQITKEAPNYTR